One window from the genome of Salisaeta longa DSM 21114 encodes:
- a CDS encoding M1 family metallopeptidase, producing MPHLKHSFWALALLLLPLTACGQPAPDSGGPLLPEQAAYDVTFYDLAVAVEPAQQTIAGTLRVTAAIQRPLASFVLNLDQRLTVRKAWQERPSEPLAYERRGPANNQLWITLPRVTRPGDTVQVAVAYGGAPRVAPNPPWNGGFTWQQTADGAPWVATANQSAGGDLWWPVKDHPSDEPDSMRIAVTVPAPLVAASNGVLQRVTTKRGRRTFHWRVTTPINTYGVALNIAPYARIDTTYRSVTGRSLPVSFYVLPARRAAAQRRLPSFLDHVRFLEETLGPYPFRTDKYGIAHTPFLGMEHQTIIAYGSDFEDGGLGYDTSFDALHFHELAHEWFGNLVTVADWKDMWLHEGFATYLEALYAERLNGAAGYQRAIRHFRSNVQNDAPIARLQPTSAQDIYSSDLYYKGAMILHTLRYVVGADTLRRILRRFAYPTATARTATGGQQCRHVTTADFVQIAEEVSGRQLDGFFMAYLYEAELPELDVERSGRTLRLRWQTPDDVPFHVPVPVAVNGTVRRVAMPDGRASLTLPAPTTNVRIDPNGALLYHSAE from the coding sequence ATGCCGCACCTGAAGCACTCGTTTTGGGCGCTCGCGCTGCTCCTGTTGCCCCTGACGGCCTGCGGGCAGCCCGCGCCCGATTCCGGCGGCCCGCTCCTCCCCGAGCAGGCCGCGTACGACGTGACGTTTTACGACCTTGCCGTCGCTGTAGAGCCTGCGCAGCAAACCATAGCCGGCACGCTGCGCGTAACGGCTGCCATTCAGCGCCCGCTGGCGTCGTTTGTTCTGAACCTTGACCAGCGCCTGACGGTGCGCAAGGCGTGGCAGGAGCGGCCAAGCGAACCGCTGGCCTATGAGCGCCGCGGGCCCGCCAACAATCAGCTGTGGATCACGCTGCCGCGTGTGACGCGTCCGGGCGATACCGTGCAGGTGGCCGTTGCCTACGGCGGCGCACCCCGCGTAGCCCCCAACCCGCCCTGGAATGGCGGCTTCACCTGGCAGCAAACCGCCGATGGCGCGCCGTGGGTGGCCACCGCCAACCAATCGGCGGGGGGCGATCTCTGGTGGCCTGTGAAAGACCATCCGTCGGATGAGCCCGACTCGATGCGCATCGCCGTGACCGTACCCGCGCCGCTGGTGGCAGCAAGCAACGGGGTCTTGCAGCGCGTAACGACCAAGCGCGGGCGCCGCACGTTCCACTGGCGCGTGACCACGCCCATCAACACCTACGGCGTTGCACTCAACATCGCCCCGTACGCCCGCATCGACACGACCTACCGGAGCGTTACTGGGCGCTCGCTACCGGTTTCGTTTTATGTGCTCCCCGCCCGACGCGCGGCCGCGCAGCGTCGCCTGCCGTCGTTCCTGGACCACGTCCGGTTCCTGGAAGAGACCCTGGGGCCGTATCCCTTTCGCACCGACAAGTACGGAATTGCGCATACGCCCTTTTTGGGCATGGAGCACCAGACCATCATTGCGTACGGCAGCGATTTTGAAGACGGCGGCCTGGGCTACGACACCTCCTTCGATGCGCTGCACTTCCACGAGCTGGCCCACGAGTGGTTTGGCAACCTTGTAACCGTTGCCGACTGGAAGGACATGTGGCTGCACGAAGGCTTTGCGACGTACCTGGAGGCCCTGTACGCCGAGCGCCTGAACGGAGCCGCGGGCTATCAGCGCGCCATCCGGCACTTTCGCAGCAACGTGCAAAACGACGCGCCCATCGCTCGGCTGCAGCCCACCAGCGCGCAGGACATCTACTCGTCCGATTTGTACTACAAGGGCGCGATGATCCTCCACACGCTGCGCTACGTCGTGGGCGCCGATACGTTGCGGCGCATCCTTCGGCGCTTTGCCTACCCCACGGCAACCGCGCGCACCGCCACCGGCGGCCAGCAATGCCGTCACGTCACAACCGCCGACTTCGTTCAGATTGCCGAGGAGGTGTCCGGAAGGCAACTCGACGGCTTTTTTATGGCGTACCTCTACGAAGCAGAGCTACCAGAACTGGACGTGGAACGCTCCGGACGAACGCTTCGGCTACGCTGGCAAACACCAGACGACGTGCCGTTTCACGTGCCCGTACCTGTCGCGGTCAACGGGACGGTGCGCCGCGTGGCAATGCCCGACGGCCGCGCTTCCCTCACGCTGCCCGCGCCAACAACCAACGTCCGCATTGACCCAAACGGCGCCCTGCTGTAC